In the genome of Ancylomarina subtilis, one region contains:
- a CDS encoding carboxypeptidase-like regulatory domain-containing protein translates to MKTNFRKQISILLSLILVLSFSQVMGAESFNFKKKKKAKTQQVIDTLKYDVYKGKIKNKETGEVLIFANITVNGSNVATVTNSDGEFLLKIAKDSDAKTLTVSHIGYKNKEFTIASLKPRKNVLEMESAIIPLGEINIYPHDPLFLVRSILNRVAENYALNPNMMKGFYRETIKKNRTYIALSEAVVNINKAGYRQMRDDQVQIYKGRKSQDVKKMDTLLFKLQGGPNTTLLLDIIKNPYNLLSGDFIKNYDYTFKNITKLNDKIHYVIEFKQKEGIDLPLYYGLFYIDANKLALSSARFSLNMKNESEVRQMFIRKKPAGAQVTPLSADYIVNYQEKDGKWYFSYARGEIKFKCNWKRKLFNSKFSVMTEMAITDRSDVASERFKAKDRFRPNQVMTDEIGNFSDKDFWGASNTIEPDQSIEAAIRKLRRQGK, encoded by the coding sequence ATGAAAACAAATTTCAGAAAACAGATTTCGATATTGCTTTCATTAATTTTGGTCCTTTCTTTTAGCCAAGTAATGGGAGCTGAAAGCTTCAATTTCAAAAAGAAAAAGAAAGCTAAAACGCAACAAGTCATCGACACGCTCAAGTACGATGTTTACAAGGGAAAAATTAAAAACAAAGAAACAGGTGAGGTTCTGATCTTTGCCAACATTACTGTAAACGGCTCCAATGTTGCAACTGTGACAAATAGCGACGGTGAATTTCTTTTAAAGATTGCTAAAGATTCAGATGCAAAAACACTGACAGTATCCCATATTGGATATAAAAACAAGGAATTTACAATTGCTTCATTAAAACCAAGAAAAAACGTCCTTGAAATGGAATCCGCAATCATACCCCTTGGTGAAATCAATATTTACCCTCACGATCCATTATTCCTGGTACGAAGCATTCTTAACAGGGTTGCTGAGAACTACGCGCTCAATCCTAATATGATGAAAGGTTTCTACAGGGAAACCATTAAGAAGAACAGAACTTATATTGCATTATCTGAAGCCGTTGTGAACATTAATAAGGCAGGCTACAGACAAATGCGAGACGATCAGGTTCAAATTTACAAAGGACGTAAGAGTCAGGATGTGAAAAAAATGGATACCTTATTGTTTAAATTACAAGGCGGACCAAACACAACACTGCTACTTGATATTATTAAAAACCCATACAACTTGCTTTCGGGAGATTTTATTAAGAATTACGATTACACCTTTAAAAACATCACAAAACTTAATGACAAAATCCATTATGTTATCGAATTTAAGCAAAAAGAAGGTATTGACTTACCATTGTATTACGGCCTGTTTTATATTGATGCAAACAAACTCGCATTGAGTAGTGCTAGATTTAGCTTAAATATGAAAAACGAATCAGAAGTCAGACAGATGTTTATTCGCAAAAAACCAGCTGGAGCACAAGTAACACCTCTTTCGGCTGACTATATTGTAAACTATCAGGAGAAAGACGGCAAATGGTATTTCTCTTATGCTCGTGGAGAGATCAAATTCAAATGCAACTGGAAACGTAAACTGTTCAACTCCAAATTTTCAGTAATGACTGAAATGGCAATTACAGACCGAAGCGATGTTGCCTCTGAAAGATTCAAAGCAAAAGATCGATTCAGACCCAATCAAGTAATGACAGATGAAATTGGAAACTTCAGCGATAAAGACTTCTGGGGAGCATCTAATACCATTGAACCAGATCAGTCAATTGAAGCTGCCATTCGTAAATTAAGAAGACAAGGGAAATAA
- a CDS encoding N-acetylmuramoyl-L-alanine amidase family protein produces MNRVSVFLMVLVLCSSSFFSRGQNSKYKINTIVIDAGHGGKDPGAIGKHCYEKNIALSIALKTGKYIKENFPNIKVVYTRDTDVFIPLKERPEIANRCKADLFISIHANSLKNNTRTYGTETFILGLHKSEDNLAVAMKENSVMLYEDDYSNKYEGFNPKDPASYIIFNLMHSLHIDNSTSMAQHAEHQFKSRVGRRSRGVKAAELWVLRKASMPSVLIEVGFISNPKEEKFLMSDKGQDYMASGIFRAFRSYKEEIERHSSRTLEVKSQELPDANSNGVSFCIQIKSSSEKIPLNSKVFEGLGTVKENFINGTYKYSVAHSSNLRAVINKKREIKKQISDCFIVAYYKGKPISIKEARNIQKS; encoded by the coding sequence ATGAATAGAGTATCAGTTTTTTTAATGGTTTTAGTTCTTTGTTCGAGCAGTTTTTTTAGTAGGGGGCAAAATTCCAAATATAAAATTAACACAATCGTCATTGATGCCGGCCATGGTGGTAAAGATCCTGGTGCTATTGGGAAACATTGCTACGAAAAAAACATTGCGCTCAGTATAGCTCTGAAAACCGGAAAATATATTAAAGAAAACTTCCCAAACATCAAAGTCGTTTACACCAGAGATACCGACGTTTTCATCCCTTTAAAAGAACGCCCTGAGATTGCCAATAGATGCAAGGCTGATCTTTTCATTTCTATTCATGCCAACAGCCTCAAAAACAATACACGAACCTATGGGACTGAGACTTTTATTTTGGGACTTCACAAATCGGAAGATAACTTGGCTGTGGCGATGAAAGAAAACTCCGTGATGCTTTATGAAGATGACTACAGCAATAAATACGAAGGTTTTAACCCTAAAGATCCGGCTTCATATATTATATTTAACCTGATGCATAGCCTGCATATTGATAACAGCACATCGATGGCTCAACACGCCGAACATCAGTTTAAAAGCAGAGTTGGCAGACGATCAAGAGGGGTAAAAGCGGCTGAGCTTTGGGTATTAAGAAAAGCCAGCATGCCTTCCGTATTAATCGAAGTGGGTTTTATTTCGAATCCTAAAGAAGAGAAATTTTTAATGTCCGACAAAGGGCAAGACTATATGGCCTCAGGTATCTTCAGAGCCTTTAGATCGTATAAGGAGGAAATTGAAAGACACAGTTCAAGAACGCTTGAAGTAAAAAGTCAAGAATTGCCCGATGCGAATTCAAATGGTGTAAGTTTCTGTATTCAAATCAAATCCTCCTCAGAAAAAATTCCGCTTAACTCAAAAGTATTTGAGGGCTTGGGAACAGTTAAAGAGAATTTTATTAATGGGACATATAAATATTCTGTTGCCCATTCTTCAAATTTGAGAGCGGTAATCAACAAAAAAAGAGAGATAAAAAAACAAATTTCAGATTGTTTTATAGTTGCTTACTACAAGGGAAAACCTATTTCTATCAAAGAAGCCAGAAACATTCAAAAATCATAA
- the uvrA gene encoding excinuclease ABC subunit UvrA: MIHQDKFITIKGARVHNLKNIDLKIPRNKFIVITGLSGSGKSSLAFDTLYAEGQRRYVESLSAYARQFLGRINKPEVDFIKGIPPAIAIEQKVNTRNPRSTVGTSTEIYDYLKLLFARVGKTYSPISNTLVKRHSVSDVVNFSLSQETDTTVMIMAELHPNAERTRQEQLEILSKQGFSRIEIEGKAHKIFDVLEDQELLSIEGDIHIIIDRVRVDKKEDTRSRLADSIQTAFYEGKGECLISITDSKTTNYHNFSNRFEADGITFEDPHTHTFSFNNPIGACPKCEGFGKVIGIDEDLVIPNKTLSIYEDAVVCWKGEKMRKWKDELVFAADKFDFPIHKPFFELSEEQKQLLWTGNRHFKGLHAFFAYIESKQYKIQYRVMLSRYRGKTTCPDCRGTRLKKEAGYIKITGKNIQDLVLMPISELNEFFNNLKLEGSDEKVAKRILIEIQNRLQFLSDVGLGYLTLNRLSSSLSGGESQRINLATSLGSSLVGSLYILDEPSIGLHSKDTELLIKVLRQLRDLGNTVVVVEHDEDIIMAADQVIDIGPYAGRLGGELVFQGNLEELKNSDISLTSQYISKTRSIPTPTSRRKWNNFVEIVGARENNLKSLDIKFPLNTMTLVTGVSGSGKSSLIKTILYPALKKHYGGYSDKSGHFDALKGDLHMINNVEFVDQNPIGKSSRSNPVTYLKAYDEIRKLYADQQASKYGGFKSAHFSFNIDGGRCDECQGEGIIKVEMQFMADVYLQCESCKGRRFKDDILDVRYREKNIHDILEMTVNEATEFFMESTGKTEKKIAQRLKPLVDVGLGYVKLGQASSTLSGGESQRVKLASFLAKEKAEPCLFIFDEPTTGLHFHDINKLMDAFNALIARGHSLIVIEHNMEVIKCADWIIDLGPDGGNNGGNLCFEGIPEDIINKSDSFTGAFLKEKL, from the coding sequence ATGATTCATCAAGATAAATTCATCACTATAAAGGGAGCAAGAGTCCATAACCTTAAAAATATCGACTTAAAAATTCCTCGCAATAAATTTATTGTGATCACAGGGCTTTCCGGTTCAGGAAAATCCTCTCTGGCTTTCGACACACTTTATGCTGAAGGTCAGCGCCGATATGTTGAGAGCCTGTCGGCCTATGCCCGTCAGTTTCTTGGGCGAATAAATAAACCCGAAGTCGATTTCATTAAAGGGATACCACCAGCTATTGCCATTGAGCAAAAAGTGAATACCCGCAACCCAAGGTCAACCGTAGGAACGTCTACTGAAATATACGACTATCTGAAGCTCTTATTTGCAAGAGTGGGAAAAACCTACTCCCCTATTTCAAATACTCTGGTTAAAAGACATAGCGTTAGCGATGTGGTTAACTTTTCTCTATCACAAGAAACTGATACCACTGTCATGATTATGGCGGAACTTCATCCCAATGCCGAACGGACGAGACAAGAACAACTTGAAATTCTGTCAAAACAAGGATTTTCAAGAATTGAAATTGAAGGAAAAGCTCACAAAATATTTGATGTTTTAGAAGATCAGGAATTATTATCCATAGAAGGTGATATTCATATCATTATTGATCGAGTTCGTGTTGATAAGAAAGAAGACACCCGAAGCAGACTGGCTGATTCCATACAAACTGCCTTTTACGAAGGTAAAGGGGAATGTTTAATCTCTATTACCGATTCTAAAACGACGAACTACCATAATTTCTCAAACCGCTTTGAGGCCGATGGAATAACATTTGAAGACCCGCACACTCATACTTTCAGCTTTAATAATCCTATCGGAGCCTGTCCTAAATGTGAAGGCTTTGGTAAAGTGATTGGCATAGATGAAGATCTGGTGATTCCCAATAAAACATTGAGCATTTACGAAGATGCTGTTGTCTGTTGGAAGGGAGAAAAAATGAGAAAGTGGAAAGATGAATTGGTGTTTGCTGCTGACAAATTTGATTTTCCAATTCACAAACCCTTCTTCGAACTTAGCGAAGAACAAAAACAATTGCTTTGGACTGGGAATAGACATTTTAAGGGCCTGCATGCTTTCTTTGCCTATATAGAATCCAAACAATACAAAATTCAATATCGTGTCATGCTATCACGGTATCGAGGCAAAACAACCTGTCCGGATTGTCGTGGCACACGATTAAAAAAAGAAGCTGGCTACATTAAAATTACAGGTAAAAACATTCAGGATCTGGTTTTAATGCCAATATCAGAACTCAATGAGTTCTTCAACAATCTTAAGCTAGAAGGAAGCGACGAAAAAGTTGCCAAACGTATTTTAATCGAAATTCAAAATCGTTTACAATTCCTTTCTGATGTTGGTTTAGGTTACCTAACGTTAAACAGACTTTCAAGCAGTTTATCCGGTGGTGAATCACAGCGAATAAACCTTGCAACATCCCTTGGAAGCAGCTTGGTTGGATCACTTTATATACTCGACGAACCCAGCATTGGCCTGCACTCAAAAGACACCGAGCTTTTAATAAAGGTTCTCCGTCAGTTACGCGATTTGGGCAACACGGTTGTCGTAGTTGAACACGACGAGGATATCATTATGGCTGCTGACCAGGTTATTGATATTGGTCCTTATGCCGGCCGGTTAGGTGGTGAACTGGTATTCCAGGGAAATCTGGAGGAGCTTAAAAATTCAGATATAAGCTTAACATCACAGTATATTTCCAAAACACGCAGCATTCCAACGCCAACTTCCAGAAGAAAGTGGAATAATTTTGTTGAAATTGTTGGTGCACGTGAAAACAACCTGAAATCACTGGATATTAAATTCCCTCTGAACACCATGACTTTGGTTACCGGTGTCAGTGGCTCGGGTAAGTCATCTCTTATCAAAACCATCTTATACCCTGCCCTAAAAAAACATTACGGCGGTTATTCAGATAAGAGTGGCCATTTCGACGCCTTAAAGGGTGACTTGCATATGATTAACAATGTGGAATTTGTAGATCAAAATCCCATTGGAAAATCATCCCGATCCAATCCGGTGACTTACCTGAAGGCTTACGATGAGATCCGAAAATTATATGCAGATCAACAAGCATCAAAATATGGCGGTTTTAAATCTGCACATTTCTCATTCAATATCGATGGTGGTCGATGTGATGAATGTCAGGGCGAAGGAATCATCAAAGTGGAAATGCAATTTATGGCTGACGTCTATTTGCAATGCGAAAGCTGTAAAGGACGCCGATTCAAAGATGATATTCTTGACGTTAGATACCGTGAGAAAAACATTCATGATATTCTCGAAATGACCGTGAATGAAGCCACTGAATTTTTCATGGAATCAACAGGCAAAACAGAGAAGAAAATTGCCCAACGCTTAAAACCTTTAGTTGATGTTGGATTAGGCTACGTAAAACTTGGACAAGCATCAAGCACCTTAAGTGGCGGTGAAAGCCAAAGGGTAAAACTTGCTTCATTCTTAGCAAAAGAAAAAGCAGAACCCTGTCTGTTTATATTTGACGAACCGACAACAGGACTTCATTTTCATGACATCAACAAACTAATGGATGCCTTCAATGCCTTAATTGCCAGAGGTCACAGTTTAATTGTAATTGAGCACAACATGGAGGTGATTAAATGCGCTGACTGGATTATTGATTTAGGTCCGGATGGTGGAAATAATGGAGGAAACCTTTGTTTCGAAGGCATACCAGAGGATATCATCAATAAATCAGATTCTTTTACGGGAGCATTTTTAAAAGAAAAGTTATAA
- a CDS encoding DUF5655 domain-containing protein, which yields MKRMNEKIQLIFEALLTHLDTYESISIIYLKTCVKINTHATFLSVYTKQNNLELEFQLDRKEDIFPISFCQRISKNRVLHRVVLGELSEFDDQIRAWVNDAYCLIEKKTTDN from the coding sequence ATGAAAAGAATGAATGAGAAGATTCAGTTAATTTTCGAGGCTCTTCTGACCCATCTCGACACATATGAAAGTATCAGTATTATTTATCTTAAGACCTGCGTTAAGATAAACACTCATGCGACCTTTCTATCCGTTTACACAAAACAAAACAATTTAGAACTTGAATTTCAGTTAGATCGCAAGGAAGATATTTTTCCCATTTCTTTTTGCCAAAGAATTTCGAAAAACCGGGTTTTACATCGAGTTGTCTTAGGAGAACTTTCTGAGTTCGATGATCAGATTAGAGCCTGGGTTAATGATGCCTATTGTTTGATCGAAAAAAAGACAACAGATAATTAA
- a CDS encoding RNA polymerase sigma factor, with translation MKLEKFDLKSDQYYIERFISGDQSGIEMLITRHKDRVYTYIYLIVKNKDLTEDIFQDVFIKVIQSLRAGKYRDNGKFLAWVFRIAHNLIIDHFRQEKMNKVYSNDDFELDLFNSDKFSDDNCEDIMIRSQVHYEVKELVDRLPSDQKEVIVLRHYKGLSFKEIADDTDVSINTALGRMRYALINLRKMIDENQLNLQMF, from the coding sequence GTGAAATTGGAGAAGTTTGATTTAAAAAGCGATCAATATTATATTGAGCGATTTATTTCCGGGGACCAGTCTGGGATAGAAATGCTTATTACTCGCCACAAAGATAGGGTGTACACCTACATTTATTTAATTGTTAAAAATAAAGATCTGACTGAAGATATCTTTCAGGATGTATTCATTAAAGTCATTCAATCTTTACGAGCAGGAAAATATCGCGACAACGGTAAGTTTTTGGCTTGGGTTTTTCGAATTGCCCATAATTTGATTATTGATCATTTTAGGCAAGAAAAAATGAATAAGGTTTATTCAAATGATGATTTTGAGCTGGATCTTTTTAATTCGGATAAGTTTAGCGATGATAATTGTGAGGATATCATGATTCGATCTCAGGTACATTACGAAGTGAAAGAATTGGTAGATCGTCTTCCTTCGGATCAGAAAGAAGTGATTGTTTTGCGTCATTATAAAGGCTTGAGTTTTAAAGAAATTGCTGATGATACCGATGTGAGTATCAACACGGCACTGGGACGTATGCGTTACGCCTTGATAAATCTGAGGAAAATGATTGATGAAAATCAACTCAACCTGCAGATGTTCTAG
- a CDS encoding FecR family protein: MTKKFSHTLDWEIISKYLSGEMTESEQEVFEAEMAVNPGYAEAIKASGKDLKHADLYFAEEAFDSENAWMNVKKKIVRKKITNTKLSIYRPSPFKTFMRVAASIIILFGIGLLAQTTYTHLYPNKTFVCELNETNKSITLEDGSVITLNSNSKLIYPKKFKANERRVELIGEAFFDIAKNPNKPFVIKAQDAEVKVLGTSFNINAATNNKVEVLVKTGKVQFSSINKPSNKLILIPGDFASLQESKLEKTVTRDDNYLSWKTRQIIFRDTKLHEVARVLGRTYQVQIRFQEAELENLALNSTFDHEPLDNILNYMCSPFNLVYEKQGKIILIKKAN; encoded by the coding sequence ATGACTAAAAAATTTTCACATACACTGGATTGGGAAATCATTTCGAAATATTTAAGTGGCGAAATGACAGAATCGGAACAAGAGGTTTTCGAAGCGGAGATGGCGGTAAATCCTGGCTATGCTGAAGCAATAAAAGCTTCTGGAAAGGATTTGAAACATGCTGACCTATATTTTGCTGAAGAAGCTTTTGACTCGGAAAATGCATGGATGAATGTCAAAAAGAAAATTGTCCGCAAAAAAATTACAAACACAAAGCTTTCAATTTACAGACCTTCTCCATTCAAAACTTTTATGAGAGTTGCTGCCTCAATCATAATCCTGTTTGGTATTGGACTTTTAGCCCAAACTACCTACACGCATTTGTATCCAAACAAAACATTTGTTTGCGAATTAAATGAAACCAACAAGAGCATTACGCTTGAAGATGGATCTGTAATTACTCTTAACTCAAATTCAAAACTGATTTATCCAAAAAAATTCAAGGCTAACGAACGTCGGGTTGAATTAATTGGAGAAGCATTTTTCGATATTGCTAAAAATCCGAATAAGCCATTTGTTATTAAAGCTCAAGATGCCGAAGTTAAAGTTTTAGGAACTTCTTTTAATATTAATGCTGCAACTAATAATAAAGTTGAGGTGCTTGTTAAAACAGGAAAGGTGCAGTTTTCATCGATAAACAAACCAAGTAATAAACTTATTTTAATTCCTGGTGACTTTGCAAGTTTGCAAGAATCTAAACTTGAAAAAACAGTTACTCGGGATGATAACTATTTATCATGGAAAACTCGCCAAATAATCTTTAGAGATACAAAACTTCATGAGGTTGCCAGAGTTTTGGGCAGAACCTATCAAGTACAGATTCGTTTTCAGGAAGCTGAGCTTGAAAACCTAGCCCTGAATTCAACATTCGATCACGAACCTTTGGATAATATTCTAAACTATATGTGTAGCCCATTCAACCTGGTTTACGAAAAACAAGGCAAGATAATTTTGATTAAAAAAGCGAATTAA
- a CDS encoding MlaD family protein — MKISKEATIGLLVVAAITIFIWGINFLKGNSIFSTEQVFYAKYQRVDGLKKSSPVTLKGFKIGQIKAIKFNESNINDLIVSFSIGNEFHLPKNTTVRIVSSDIMGTKEIQINPGNSKVILQAGDTIHGSIEGDLKEQVSMQMLPLKNKAERLMSSVDSVLTVIQYIFNADARDNISQSLSNIKNAIDNLENTSGNLDTLVSGQRSHMEEILANLKSITRNLDSNGENISTILNNFSSISDSLKQAEITSTVNNANAALAQVNEIFQQINSGKGSMGAFLKNDSLYYHMESASKHLDELLIDLKDHPKRYVHLSVFGRKDKRKK, encoded by the coding sequence ATGAAAATATCAAAAGAAGCTACTATTGGATTATTGGTTGTAGCTGCCATTACAATTTTTATTTGGGGAATTAATTTCCTTAAAGGAAACAGCATTTTCTCGACAGAGCAAGTGTTTTACGCAAAATATCAAAGAGTTGACGGGCTAAAAAAATCCAGTCCTGTAACTCTAAAAGGGTTTAAAATTGGTCAAATAAAGGCGATCAAATTTAATGAATCAAATATTAATGACCTTATTGTATCCTTTTCAATTGGTAACGAATTCCACCTCCCAAAGAACACAACAGTTCGAATTGTGAGTTCTGACATTATGGGAACCAAAGAAATTCAAATTAATCCTGGCAATTCCAAAGTGATATTGCAAGCTGGCGATACCATTCATGGTAGCATCGAAGGCGACCTTAAAGAACAGGTGAGTATGCAAATGCTGCCTCTGAAAAATAAGGCTGAACGATTGATGTCTAGCGTCGATTCTGTGCTGACTGTAATCCAATATATTTTTAATGCAGACGCCCGTGATAATATCTCGCAAAGCCTTTCAAATATTAAGAATGCAATAGACAATTTGGAAAATACATCTGGAAATCTTGACACTCTGGTTAGTGGACAACGATCTCATATGGAGGAAATATTGGCGAATCTTAAATCGATAACACGCAATTTGGATTCCAATGGAGAAAATATCAGTACAATTTTAAACAACTTCTCCAGTATATCAGACTCCCTGAAACAAGCTGAAATAACATCGACTGTAAACAATGCCAATGCGGCTTTAGCCCAGGTAAACGAAATTTTTCAACAAATAAATTCGGGAAAAGGTAGCATGGGAGCCTTTCTTAAGAACGACAGTCTATATTATCATATGGAATCTGCATCAAAACATCTGGATGAGTTATTAATTGATCTTAAAGATCATCCCAAAAGATATGTTCATCTTTCTGTCTTTGGACGAAAGGACAAGCGTAAAAAATAG
- a CDS encoding RNA polymerase sigma-70 factor — protein sequence MFEDNHNITKQIREGNLKEFERVFKEFYPQLCLYALRFVKTKDLAEEIVQNLFCQIWENRKDLNIHTSIKAYLYRSTYHNALQVLRKMGSHNKYKEYLKYQYNENESSTNKLEEKEINKIVQQTLSSLPQRCETIFKMSRFEGLKYQEIAQKLSISIKTVEANMGKALKAFRHNLKDYICFF from the coding sequence ATGTTCGAGGACAATCATAATATTACAAAACAAATACGAGAAGGCAACTTAAAGGAATTTGAACGAGTTTTCAAAGAATTTTACCCGCAATTATGTCTTTATGCCCTTCGCTTTGTCAAAACAAAAGATCTAGCTGAAGAAATTGTTCAGAACCTCTTTTGTCAGATTTGGGAAAACAGAAAAGATCTGAATATTCACACATCAATAAAAGCTTATTTATATCGATCTACCTATCACAATGCCCTGCAGGTTTTAAGAAAAATGGGCAGCCATAACAAATACAAGGAATATCTTAAATATCAATATAACGAAAACGAGTCTTCAACAAATAAACTTGAAGAAAAAGAGATAAACAAAATTGTACAACAGACTCTTTCATCACTTCCTCAACGCTGTGAAACCATTTTTAAGATGAGTCGATTTGAAGGTTTAAAGTATCAGGAAATTGCTCAAAAGCTCTCCATTTCGATAAAAACAGTCGAAGCCAATATGGGGAAAGCCCTAAAGGCATTTCGGCATAATTTGAAAGATTACATATGCTTCTTTTAA
- a CDS encoding DUF5686 and carboxypeptidase-like regulatory domain-containing protein, which produces MIFCLLLISMVSLSQNKGLNQKISINLIDLSLENALDSIAKKTNTYFTYDASILIGKPRVNLVAEDQILKLVLRQIIPDTTLNFQLINKQIIIVPASLKENIAQKVLRPQLKTKKISGRIINKKNKKALAYANIGLRGKTVGTISNIDGEFLLNIQAEHFNDTLAISFIGFKNTEIPLAQISSDEITVELQEDYISLQEVVIRNTAPLALLKSAINNFGQNYPKKSSLLTAFYRESVSKNKNYMIYLESILDIYKSSYQSGNRVDMAKVFQSRKIYDSNRLDTVSLRLKGGVEGCLQLDIVKNKIDFLTPESLDFYYFQMDGISSFNDHPVYIIRFQPKPNLKELLFEGTIYLDTRSLSIIRAEFSYPLKRINETKNQFIAQKSSKTKVRPLRIEYVVSYKNINGKYYLNHTKGNLKFKVKHKRKFFSKTFETCFEMAVTQVDTINTERFKYKERLRPRTVMSKTRLPYDAGFWGSQNYIEPEESIQQALKRINANMQQVVKKED; this is translated from the coding sequence ATGATCTTTTGCCTATTACTGATTAGTATGGTCAGCTTAAGCCAAAACAAGGGGCTCAACCAAAAAATATCGATCAATCTAATTGATTTAAGTCTTGAAAACGCATTAGATTCCATTGCAAAAAAAACCAATACCTATTTCACCTACGATGCCAGTATTCTAATAGGAAAACCACGGGTTAATCTTGTTGCTGAAGATCAAATCCTAAAACTTGTATTAAGACAAATTATCCCCGATACAACCCTAAATTTTCAACTGATAAACAAACAAATCATCATCGTTCCTGCAAGCTTAAAAGAAAACATAGCCCAGAAGGTTTTAAGACCTCAATTGAAAACAAAAAAGATATCGGGACGGATTATTAATAAAAAAAACAAAAAAGCCCTGGCCTATGCAAATATTGGTTTGCGAGGCAAAACTGTTGGAACAATCAGTAATATTGATGGGGAGTTTCTACTAAATATACAAGCTGAACATTTTAACGATACCCTCGCCATCTCTTTTATCGGTTTTAAAAACACAGAAATTCCTTTAGCTCAAATAAGCAGCGATGAAATTACAGTTGAACTTCAGGAAGACTATATTTCATTACAAGAAGTCGTTATCCGAAATACCGCCCCACTTGCTTTACTTAAATCTGCCATTAATAATTTCGGGCAGAATTATCCCAAAAAGTCAAGCCTTTTAACAGCATTTTACAGGGAATCTGTCAGTAAGAATAAAAACTACATGATCTATCTGGAATCCATTCTTGATATTTATAAATCATCTTATCAATCAGGTAACCGAGTTGATATGGCAAAGGTTTTCCAATCGAGAAAAATTTATGACTCAAATCGATTAGATACCGTATCGCTACGTCTAAAAGGCGGTGTCGAAGGCTGTTTACAACTTGATATTGTAAAGAATAAAATTGATTTTCTCACACCCGAAAGTTTAGACTTTTATTATTTTCAGATGGATGGTATAAGTTCGTTTAACGATCATCCGGTGTATATTATTCGATTCCAACCCAAACCCAACCTAAAAGAGTTACTATTTGAGGGAACGATCTACTTAGACACCCGCAGTTTATCTATTATCAGAGCCGAATTCTCATACCCGCTAAAAAGGATTAATGAAACTAAAAATCAGTTTATTGCACAAAAATCATCCAAGACTAAAGTCAGACCACTAAGAATTGAATATGTCGTTTCTTATAAAAATATTAATGGAAAATATTATCTCAATCACACAAAAGGAAATCTGAAATTTAAGGTAAAACATAAACGTAAGTTCTTTTCCAAAACTTTCGAAACGTGCTTCGAGATGGCGGTAACTCAAGTGGATACGATCAATACTGAACGATTCAAATACAAAGAACGCTTACGACCTAGAACGGTAATGTCCAAAACCAGACTGCCTTATGATGCCGGATTTTGGGGAAGTCAAAATTATATTGAACCCGAAGAAAGTATACAGCAAGCATTGAAAAGAATTAATGCTAACATGCAACAAGTCGTCAAAAAAGAAGATTAA